The Pyrus communis chromosome 2, drPyrComm1.1, whole genome shotgun sequence genome includes a window with the following:
- the LOC137725942 gene encoding receptor protein kinase-like protein At4g34220: MTWWRVAFEFLLLLLPATFALNSDGVLLLSFKYSILSDPLSVLDSWNYEDETPCSWTGVTCTQLGSPGTPDMFRVTSLVLPNSHLLGSISPELGSLQHLQRLDLSNNFFNGSLPVAFFNASELQVLSLSSNVISGDLPDQLVSGLKGLQFLNVSDNALAGRIPETLTSLQNLTVISLRSNYFSGNLPTGFKSVEVLDLSSNLLNGTLPLDFGGENLRYLNLSYNKISGKFPVGFAKRVSENSTIDLSFNNLTGPIPDSRALLSQKTEQFAGNSELCGKPLKTLCPIPSTLSTPPNMTTSTSSSPAIAAIPRTFDTGPETNTSGGADGNRNQSQSGLKPGTIAGIAVGDLAGIAVLGLVILYVYQVRKRKSLKSKDGSAKDLEKNPEIVTKLDPDEKAKSAAWSCLTIKGEETSEATSSDSDHDDKNEQMGCLQNQNGESQKSGILVTIEGGDQPELELETLLKASAYILGASGPSIVYKAVLENKTELAVRRIGKCRVLKMRDFESQVRAIAKVRHPNVVRVRGFYWGDDEKLVIYDYVSNGSLATTTNRRAGLSPCHLPVETRMKIARGVAKGLAYIHEKKLVHGNIKPSNILLNPDMEPIISDFGLDKLMLGNMIGHKASGSARGYFGSLKSTATCEGRHEALPIGSSPVAMPSAGNASSPYKAPESLRNLKPNPKWDVYSFGIVLLELLMGRIPSERELIAQWTPGSLTEEKIQILVMVDVAIRAEVEGREDALLACLKLGFSCASFSPLKRPTMKEAFQTLDKTTRPCSTSSN, from the exons ATGACCTGGTGGAGGGTTGCCTTcgagtttcttcttcttcttcttcctgcaACATTTGCTCTCAACTCAGATGGGGTTCTTCTGCTTTCCTTCAAATACTCAATCCTCAGCGATCCGCTCTCAGTCCTCGACTCCTGGAACTACGAAGACGAAACCCCATGTTCCTGGACTGGCGTCACGTGCACCCAGCTGGGAAGCCCAGGTACCCCAGACATGTTCAGAGTCACCAGCTTAGTCCTCCCCAACAGCCACCTGCTGGGTTCAATCTCACCCGAGCTGGGTTCACTCCAACACCTTCAAAGACTCGATCTTTCCAACAATTTCTTCAATGGGTCTCTGCCTGTCGCCTTCTTCAATGCCTCGGAGCTTcaggtcctctctctctccagcaATGTGATCTCCGGCGACCTGCCGGATCAGTTGGTCTCCGGCCTCAAAGGCCTCCAGTTTCTCAACGTCTCCGACAATGCATTGGCCGGAAGAATCCCAGAAACACTCACTTCTTTACAAAACCTCACTGTAATTTCTCTGAGGAGTAACTACTTTTCTGGGAATCTACCCACTGGTTTTAAGTCCGTTGAGGTTTTGGATCTCTCCTCCAACCTCCTCAACGGGACTCTACCTCTCGACTTCGGCGGTGAAAACTTGCGCTACTTGAACCTCTCCTACAACAAAATCTCTGGGAAATTTCCAGTTGGTTTCGCGAAAAGGGTTTCGGAGAACTCCACTATTGATCTCTCCTTCAACAATTTGACCGGACCGATACCGGACTCGCGGGCTCTGCTCAGTCAGAAAACAGAGCAGTTTGCAGGAAACAGTGAGCTTTGTGGGAAGCCATTGAAGACCCTCTGTCCCATTCCTTCTACTCTGTCCACACCGCCGAATATGACAACTAGTACCAGTTCTTCTCCGGCGATTGCTGCCATTCCCAGAACGTTTGATACTGGCCCGGAAACGAACACTTCTGGGGGTGCAGATGGGAATCGGAATCAGTCGCAGAGCGGGTTGAAACCTGGCACGATCGCCGGCATTGCCGTCGGAGACTTGGCCGGAATAGCTGTACTAGGATTGGTGATTCTCTATGTCTACCAAGTCAGGAAGAGAAAAAGTCTCAAGTCAAAAGATGGTAGTGCCAAAGACCTGGAAAAGAATCCAGAAATTGTCACAAAACTAGACCCAGATGAAAAAG CAAAATCCGCAGCATGGTCATGCCTAACAATCAAAGGGGAAGAAACATCAGAGGCAACAAGCTCAGACAGTGACCATGATGATAAAAATGAACAAATGGGTTGTCTGCAGAATCAGAACGGGGAGTCTCAGAAAAGTGGCATCTTAGTGACCATAGAAGGTGGGGACCAACCGGAGCTGGAACTCGAGACACTGCTGAAAGCATCAGCTTATATATTGGGAGCCAGCGGCCCAAGCATTGTGTACAAGGCAGTGCTGGAGAACAAGACTGAGCTTGCAGTGAGGAGGATAGGAAAGTGCAGGGTTTTGAAGATGAGGGATTTCGAGAGCCAAGTGCGTGCCATTGCGAAGGTGAGACATCCGAATGTGGTTAGGGTTCGTGGGTTTTACTGGGGTGACGATGAGAAGCTTGTTATCTATGACTATGTCTCCAATGGCAGCCTTGCCACTACCACCAACA gAAGAGCAGGGTTGTCGCCGTGTCATCTACCTGTCGAAACTCGGATGAAGATCGCAAGAGGGGTCGCGAAGGGGCTTGCTTACATCCATGAGAAGAAACTTGTGCATGGAAACATCAAACCCAGCAACATTCTTTTAAATCCTGATATGGAGCCCATAATTAGTGATTTCGGCCTTGATAAGCTGATGTTAGGCAACATGATTGGTCATAAAGCTAGCGGGTCAGCTCGGGGGTACTTTGGAAGCCTAAAATCCACGGCCACTTGTGAAGGTAGGCATGAAGCGCTCCCAATAGGCAGCAGCCCCGTGGCAATGCCATCCGCGGGGAATGCATCTTCGCCTTATAAAGCGCCGGAGTCCCTAAGGAACTTGAAGCCAAACCCCAAGTGGGATGTGTATTCATTTGGTATAGTCTTGCTTGAGCTTCTCATGGGAAGGATACCTTCAGAACGAGAGTTGATTGCCCAATGGACACCCGGTTCGCTGACGGAAGAGAAAATTCAGATTTTAGTAATGGTTGACGTGGCGATTAGGGCTGAGGTGGAGGGGAGAGAAGATGCCTTGCTGGCTTGtttgaaattagggtttagttGTGCTAGTTTTAGTCCACTAAAAAGACCAACCATGAAAGAAGCCTTCCAAACCCTAGACAAAACTACTCGTCCTTGTTCCACATCTTCAAACTAA